The following coding sequences are from one Pongo abelii isolate AG06213 chromosome 3, NHGRI_mPonAbe1-v2.0_pri, whole genome shotgun sequence window:
- the FGFR3 gene encoding fibroblast growth factor receptor 3 isoform X3, protein MGAPACALALCVAVAIVAGASSESLGTEQRVVGRAAEVPGPEPGQQEQLVFGSGDAVELSCPPPGGGPMGPTVWVKDGTGLVPSERVLVGPQRLQVLNASHEDSGAYSCRQRLTQRVLCHFSVRVTDAPSSGDDEDGEDEAEDTGVDTGAPYWTRPERMDKKLLAVPAANTVRFRCPAAGNPTPSISWLKNGKEFRGEHRIGGIKLRHQQWSLVMESVVPSDRGNYTCVVENKFGSIRQTYTLDVLERSPHRPILQAGLPANQTAVLGSDVEFHCKVYSDAQPHIQWLKHVEVNGSKVGPDGTPYVTVLKTAGANTTDKELEVLSLHNVTFEDAGEYTCLAGNSIGFSHHSAWLVVLPAEEELVEADEAGSVYAGILSYGVGFFLFILVVAAVTLCRLRSPPKKGLGSPTVHKISRFPLKRQQVSLESNASMSSNTPLVRIARLSSGEGPTLANVSELELPADPKWELSRARLTLGKPLGEGCFGQVVMAEAVGIDKDRAAKPVTVAVKMLKDDATDKDLSDLVSEMEMMKMIGKHKNIINLLGACTQGGPLYVLVEYAAKGNLREFLRARRPPGLDYSFDTCKPPEEQLTFKDLVSCAYQVARGMEYLASQKCIHRDLAARNVLVTEDNVMKIADFGLARDVHNLDYYKKTTNGRLPVKWMAPEALFDRVYTHQSDVWSFGVLLWEIFTLGGSPYPGIPVEELFKLLKEGHRMDKPANCTHDLYMIMRECWHAAPSQRPTFKQLVEDLDRVLTVTSTDEYLDLSAPFEQYSPGGQDTPSCSSSGDDSVFAHDLLPPAPPSSGGSRT, encoded by the exons AAGTCCCGGGCCCAGAGCCCGGCCAGCAGGAGCAGTTGGTCTTCGGCAGCGGGGATGCTGTGGAGCTGAGCTGTCCCCCGCCCGGGGGTGGTCCCATGGGGCCCACTGTCTGGGTCAAGGATGGCACAGGGCTGGTGCCCTCGGAGCGTGTCCTGGTGGGGCCCCAGCGGCTGCAGGTGCTGAATGCCTCCCACGAGGACTCCGGGGCCTACAGCTGCCGGCAGCGGCTCACGCAGCGCGTACTGTGCCACTTCAGTGTGCGGGTGACAG ACGCTCCATCCTCAGGAGATGACGAAGACGGGGAGGACGAGGCTGAGGACACAGGTGTGGACACAG GGGCCCCTTACTGGACTCGGCCCGAGCGGATGGACAAGAAGCTGCTGGCCGTGCCGGCCGCCAACACCGTCCGCTTCCGCTGCCCGGCCGCCGGCAACCCCACTCCCTCCATCTCCTGGCTGAAGAATGGCAAGGAGTTCCGCGGCGAGCACCGCATCGGAGGCATCAAG CTGCGGCACCAGCAGTGGAGCCTGGTCATGGAAAGCGTGGTGCCCTCAGACCGCGGCAACTACACCTGCGTAGTGGAGAACAAGTTTGGCAGCATCCGGCAGACATACACGCTGGATGTGCTGG AGCGCTCCCCGCACCGGCCCATCCTGCAGGCGGGGCTGCCGGCCAACCAGACGGCGGTGCTGGGCAGCGATGTGGAGTTCCACTGCAAGGTGTACAGTGACGCACAGCCCCACATCCAGTGGCTCAAGCACGTGGAGGTGAACGGCAGCAAGGTGGGCCCGGACGGCACACCCTACGTTACCGTGCTCAAG ACGGCGGGCGCTAACACCACCGACAAGGAGCTAGAGGTTCTGTCCTTGCACAACGTCACCTTTGAGGACGCCGGGGAGTACACCTGCCTGGCGGGCAATTCTATTGGGTTTTCTCATCACTCTGCGTGGCTGGTGGTGCTGCCAG CTGAGGAGGAGCTGGTGGAGGCTGACGAGGCGGGCAGTGTGTATGCAGGCATCCTCAGCTACGGGGTGGGCTTCTTCTTGTTCATCCTGGTGGTGGCGGCTGTGACGCTCTGCCGCCTACGCAGCCCCCCCAAGAAAGGCCTGGGCTCCCCCACCGTGCACAAGATCTCCCGCTTCCCGCTCAAGCGACAG CAGGTGTCCCTGGAGTCCAACGCGTCCATGAGCTCCAACACACCGCTGGTGCGCATCGCAAGGCTGTCCTCAGGGGAGGGCCCCACGCTGGCCAATGTCTCCGAGCTTGAGCTGCCTGCCGACCCCAAATGGGAGCTGTCTCGGGCCCG GCTGACCCTGGGCAAGCCCCTTGGGGAGGGCTGCTTCGGTCAGGTGGTCATGGCAGAGGCCGTCGGCATTGACAAGGACCGGGCCGCCAAGCCTGTCACCGTAGCCGTGAAGATGCTGAAAG ACGATGCCACTGACAAGGACCTGTCGGACCTGGTGTCTGAGATGGAGATGATGAAGATGATTGGCAAACACAAGAACATCATCAACCTGCTGGGCGCCTGCACGCAGGGTG GGCCCCTGTACGTGCTGGTGGAGTACGCGGCTAAGGGTAACTTGCGGGAGTTCCTGCGGGCGCGGCGGCCCCCGGGCCTGGACTACTCCTTCGACACCTGCAAGCCACCAGAGGAGCAGCTCACCTTCAAGGACCTGGTGTCCTGTGCCTACCAGGTGGCCCGGGGCATGGAGTACCTGGCCTCCCAGAAG tgCATCCACAGGGACCTGGCTGCCCGCAATGTGCTGGTGACCGAGGACAATGTGATGAAGATCGCAGACTTCGGGCTGGCCCGGGACGTGCACAACCTCGACTACTACAAGAAGACAACCAAC GGCCGGCTGCCCGTGAAGTGGATGGCGCCTGAGGCCTTGTTTGACCGAGTCTACACTCACCAGAGTGACGT CTGGTCCTTTGGGGTCCTGCTCTGGGAGATCTTCACGCTGGGGGGCTCCCCGTACCCCGGCATCCCTGTGGAGGAGCTCTTCAAGCTGCTGAAGGAGGGACACCGCATGGACAAGCCCGCCAACTGCACACACGACCt GTACATGATCATGCGGGAGTGCTGGCATGCTGCACCCTCCCAGAGGCCCACCTTCAAGCAGCTGGTGGAGGACCTGGACCGTGTCCTTACCGTGACATCCACCGAT GAGTACCTGGACCTGTCGGCGCCTTTCGAGCAGTACTCTCCTGGTGGCCAGGACACCCCCAGCTGCAGCTCCTCAGGGGATGACTCCGTGTTTGCCCACGACCTGCTGCCCCCGGCCCCACCCAGCAGTGGGGGCTCGCGGACGTGA
- the FGFR3 gene encoding fibroblast growth factor receptor 3 isoform X4, with translation MGAPACALALCVAVAIVAGASSESLGTEQRVVGRAAEVPGPEPGQQEQLVFGSGDAVELSCPPPGGGPMGPTVWVKDGTGLVPSERVLVGPQRLQVLNASHEDSGAYSCRQRLTQRVLCHFSVRVTDAPSSGDDEDGEDEAEDTGVDTGAPYWTRPERMDKKLLAVPAANTVRFRCPAAGNPTPSISWLKNGKEFRGEHRIGGIKLRHQQWSLVMESVVPSDRGNYTCVVENKFGSIRQTYTLDVLERSPHRPILQAGLPANQTAVLGSDVEFHCKVYSDAQPHIQWLKHVEVNGSKVGPDGTPYVTVLKTAGANTTDKELEVLSLHNVTFEDAGEYTCLAGNSIGFSHHSAWLVVLPAEEELVEADEAGSVYAGILSYGVGFFLFILVVAAVTLCRLRSPPKKGLGSPTVHKISRFPLKRQVSLESNASMSSNTPLVRIARLSSGEGPTLANVSELELPADPKWELSRARLTLGKPLGEGCFGQVVMAEAVGIDKDRAAKPVTVAVKMLKDDATDKDLSDLVSEMEMMKMIGKHKNIINLLGACTQGGPLYVLVEYAAKGNLREFLRARRPPGLDYSFDTCKPPEEQLTFKDLVSCAYQVARGMEYLASQKCIHRDLAARNVLVTEDNVMKIADFGLARDVHNLDYYKKTTNGRLPVKWMAPEALFDRVYTHQSDVWSFGVLLWEIFTLGGSPYPGIPVEELFKLLKEGHRMDKPANCTHDLYMIMRECWHAAPSQRPTFKQLVEDLDRVLTVTSTDEYLDLSAPFEQYSPGGQDTPSCSSSGDDSVFAHDLLPPAPPSSGGSRT, from the exons AAGTCCCGGGCCCAGAGCCCGGCCAGCAGGAGCAGTTGGTCTTCGGCAGCGGGGATGCTGTGGAGCTGAGCTGTCCCCCGCCCGGGGGTGGTCCCATGGGGCCCACTGTCTGGGTCAAGGATGGCACAGGGCTGGTGCCCTCGGAGCGTGTCCTGGTGGGGCCCCAGCGGCTGCAGGTGCTGAATGCCTCCCACGAGGACTCCGGGGCCTACAGCTGCCGGCAGCGGCTCACGCAGCGCGTACTGTGCCACTTCAGTGTGCGGGTGACAG ACGCTCCATCCTCAGGAGATGACGAAGACGGGGAGGACGAGGCTGAGGACACAGGTGTGGACACAG GGGCCCCTTACTGGACTCGGCCCGAGCGGATGGACAAGAAGCTGCTGGCCGTGCCGGCCGCCAACACCGTCCGCTTCCGCTGCCCGGCCGCCGGCAACCCCACTCCCTCCATCTCCTGGCTGAAGAATGGCAAGGAGTTCCGCGGCGAGCACCGCATCGGAGGCATCAAG CTGCGGCACCAGCAGTGGAGCCTGGTCATGGAAAGCGTGGTGCCCTCAGACCGCGGCAACTACACCTGCGTAGTGGAGAACAAGTTTGGCAGCATCCGGCAGACATACACGCTGGATGTGCTGG AGCGCTCCCCGCACCGGCCCATCCTGCAGGCGGGGCTGCCGGCCAACCAGACGGCGGTGCTGGGCAGCGATGTGGAGTTCCACTGCAAGGTGTACAGTGACGCACAGCCCCACATCCAGTGGCTCAAGCACGTGGAGGTGAACGGCAGCAAGGTGGGCCCGGACGGCACACCCTACGTTACCGTGCTCAAG ACGGCGGGCGCTAACACCACCGACAAGGAGCTAGAGGTTCTGTCCTTGCACAACGTCACCTTTGAGGACGCCGGGGAGTACACCTGCCTGGCGGGCAATTCTATTGGGTTTTCTCATCACTCTGCGTGGCTGGTGGTGCTGCCAG CTGAGGAGGAGCTGGTGGAGGCTGACGAGGCGGGCAGTGTGTATGCAGGCATCCTCAGCTACGGGGTGGGCTTCTTCTTGTTCATCCTGGTGGTGGCGGCTGTGACGCTCTGCCGCCTACGCAGCCCCCCCAAGAAAGGCCTGGGCTCCCCCACCGTGCACAAGATCTCCCGCTTCCCGCTCAAGCGACAG GTGTCCCTGGAGTCCAACGCGTCCATGAGCTCCAACACACCGCTGGTGCGCATCGCAAGGCTGTCCTCAGGGGAGGGCCCCACGCTGGCCAATGTCTCCGAGCTTGAGCTGCCTGCCGACCCCAAATGGGAGCTGTCTCGGGCCCG GCTGACCCTGGGCAAGCCCCTTGGGGAGGGCTGCTTCGGTCAGGTGGTCATGGCAGAGGCCGTCGGCATTGACAAGGACCGGGCCGCCAAGCCTGTCACCGTAGCCGTGAAGATGCTGAAAG ACGATGCCACTGACAAGGACCTGTCGGACCTGGTGTCTGAGATGGAGATGATGAAGATGATTGGCAAACACAAGAACATCATCAACCTGCTGGGCGCCTGCACGCAGGGTG GGCCCCTGTACGTGCTGGTGGAGTACGCGGCTAAGGGTAACTTGCGGGAGTTCCTGCGGGCGCGGCGGCCCCCGGGCCTGGACTACTCCTTCGACACCTGCAAGCCACCAGAGGAGCAGCTCACCTTCAAGGACCTGGTGTCCTGTGCCTACCAGGTGGCCCGGGGCATGGAGTACCTGGCCTCCCAGAAG tgCATCCACAGGGACCTGGCTGCCCGCAATGTGCTGGTGACCGAGGACAATGTGATGAAGATCGCAGACTTCGGGCTGGCCCGGGACGTGCACAACCTCGACTACTACAAGAAGACAACCAAC GGCCGGCTGCCCGTGAAGTGGATGGCGCCTGAGGCCTTGTTTGACCGAGTCTACACTCACCAGAGTGACGT CTGGTCCTTTGGGGTCCTGCTCTGGGAGATCTTCACGCTGGGGGGCTCCCCGTACCCCGGCATCCCTGTGGAGGAGCTCTTCAAGCTGCTGAAGGAGGGACACCGCATGGACAAGCCCGCCAACTGCACACACGACCt GTACATGATCATGCGGGAGTGCTGGCATGCTGCACCCTCCCAGAGGCCCACCTTCAAGCAGCTGGTGGAGGACCTGGACCGTGTCCTTACCGTGACATCCACCGAT GAGTACCTGGACCTGTCGGCGCCTTTCGAGCAGTACTCTCCTGGTGGCCAGGACACCCCCAGCTGCAGCTCCTCAGGGGATGACTCCGTGTTTGCCCACGACCTGCTGCCCCCGGCCCCACCCAGCAGTGGGGGCTCGCGGACGTGA
- the FGFR3 gene encoding fibroblast growth factor receptor 3 isoform X7, with amino-acid sequence MGAPACALALCVAVAIVAGASSESLGTEQRVVGRAAEVPGPEPGQQEQLVFGSGDAVELSCPPPGGGPMGPTVWVKDGTGLVPSERVLVGPQRLQVLNASHEDSGAYSCRQRLTQRVLCHFSVRVTDAPSSGDDEDGEDEAEDTGVDTGAPYWTRPERMDKKLLAVPAANTVRFRCPAAGNPTPSISWLKNGKEFRGEHRIGGIKLRHQQWSLVMESVVPSDRGNYTCVVENKFGSIRQTYTLDVLERSPHRPILQAGLPANQTAVLGSDVEFHCKVYSDAQPHIQWLKHVEVNGSKVGPDGTPYVTVLKSWISESVEADVRLRLANVSERDGGEYLCRATNFIGVAEKAFWLSVHGPRAAEEELVEADEAGSVYAGILSYGVGFFLFILVVAAVTLCRLRSPPKKGLGSPTVHKISRFPLKRQVSLESNASMSSNTPLVRIARLSSGEGPTLANVSELELPADPKWELSRARLTLGKPLGEGCFGQVVMAEAVGIDKDRAAKPVTVAVKMLKDDATDKDLSDLVSEMEMMKMIGKHKNIINLLGACTQGGPLYVLVEYAAKGNLREFLRARRPPGLDYSFDTCKPPEEQLTFKDLVSCAYQVARGMEYLASQKCIHRDLAARNVLVTEDNVMKIADFGLARDVHNLDYYKKTTNGRLPVKWMAPEALFDRVYTHQSDVWSFGVLLWEIFTLGGSPYPGIPVEELFKLLKEGHRMDKPANCTHDLYMIMRECWHAAPSQRPTFKQLVEDLDRVLTVTSTDEYLDLSAPFEQYSPGGQDTPSCSSSGDDSVFAHDLLPPAPPSSGGSRT; translated from the exons AAGTCCCGGGCCCAGAGCCCGGCCAGCAGGAGCAGTTGGTCTTCGGCAGCGGGGATGCTGTGGAGCTGAGCTGTCCCCCGCCCGGGGGTGGTCCCATGGGGCCCACTGTCTGGGTCAAGGATGGCACAGGGCTGGTGCCCTCGGAGCGTGTCCTGGTGGGGCCCCAGCGGCTGCAGGTGCTGAATGCCTCCCACGAGGACTCCGGGGCCTACAGCTGCCGGCAGCGGCTCACGCAGCGCGTACTGTGCCACTTCAGTGTGCGGGTGACAG ACGCTCCATCCTCAGGAGATGACGAAGACGGGGAGGACGAGGCTGAGGACACAGGTGTGGACACAG GGGCCCCTTACTGGACTCGGCCCGAGCGGATGGACAAGAAGCTGCTGGCCGTGCCGGCCGCCAACACCGTCCGCTTCCGCTGCCCGGCCGCCGGCAACCCCACTCCCTCCATCTCCTGGCTGAAGAATGGCAAGGAGTTCCGCGGCGAGCACCGCATCGGAGGCATCAAG CTGCGGCACCAGCAGTGGAGCCTGGTCATGGAAAGCGTGGTGCCCTCAGACCGCGGCAACTACACCTGCGTAGTGGAGAACAAGTTTGGCAGCATCCGGCAGACATACACGCTGGATGTGCTGG AGCGCTCCCCGCACCGGCCCATCCTGCAGGCGGGGCTGCCGGCCAACCAGACGGCGGTGCTGGGCAGCGATGTGGAGTTCCACTGCAAGGTGTACAGTGACGCACAGCCCCACATCCAGTGGCTCAAGCACGTGGAGGTGAACGGCAGCAAGGTGGGCCCGGACGGCACACCCTACGTTACCGTGCTCAAG TCCTGGATCAGTGAGAGTGTGGAGGCCGACGTGCGCCTCCGCCTGGCCAATGTGTCGGAGCGGGACGGGGGCGAGTACCTCTGTCGAGCCACCAATTTCATAGGCGTGGCCGAGAAGGCCTTTTGGCTGAGCGTTCACGGGCCCCGAGCAG CTGAGGAGGAGCTGGTGGAGGCTGACGAGGCGGGCAGTGTGTATGCAGGCATCCTCAGCTACGGGGTGGGCTTCTTCTTGTTCATCCTGGTGGTGGCGGCTGTGACGCTCTGCCGCCTACGCAGCCCCCCCAAGAAAGGCCTGGGCTCCCCCACCGTGCACAAGATCTCCCGCTTCCCGCTCAAGCGACAG GTGTCCCTGGAGTCCAACGCGTCCATGAGCTCCAACACACCGCTGGTGCGCATCGCAAGGCTGTCCTCAGGGGAGGGCCCCACGCTGGCCAATGTCTCCGAGCTTGAGCTGCCTGCCGACCCCAAATGGGAGCTGTCTCGGGCCCG GCTGACCCTGGGCAAGCCCCTTGGGGAGGGCTGCTTCGGTCAGGTGGTCATGGCAGAGGCCGTCGGCATTGACAAGGACCGGGCCGCCAAGCCTGTCACCGTAGCCGTGAAGATGCTGAAAG ACGATGCCACTGACAAGGACCTGTCGGACCTGGTGTCTGAGATGGAGATGATGAAGATGATTGGCAAACACAAGAACATCATCAACCTGCTGGGCGCCTGCACGCAGGGTG GGCCCCTGTACGTGCTGGTGGAGTACGCGGCTAAGGGTAACTTGCGGGAGTTCCTGCGGGCGCGGCGGCCCCCGGGCCTGGACTACTCCTTCGACACCTGCAAGCCACCAGAGGAGCAGCTCACCTTCAAGGACCTGGTGTCCTGTGCCTACCAGGTGGCCCGGGGCATGGAGTACCTGGCCTCCCAGAAG tgCATCCACAGGGACCTGGCTGCCCGCAATGTGCTGGTGACCGAGGACAATGTGATGAAGATCGCAGACTTCGGGCTGGCCCGGGACGTGCACAACCTCGACTACTACAAGAAGACAACCAAC GGCCGGCTGCCCGTGAAGTGGATGGCGCCTGAGGCCTTGTTTGACCGAGTCTACACTCACCAGAGTGACGT CTGGTCCTTTGGGGTCCTGCTCTGGGAGATCTTCACGCTGGGGGGCTCCCCGTACCCCGGCATCCCTGTGGAGGAGCTCTTCAAGCTGCTGAAGGAGGGACACCGCATGGACAAGCCCGCCAACTGCACACACGACCt GTACATGATCATGCGGGAGTGCTGGCATGCTGCACCCTCCCAGAGGCCCACCTTCAAGCAGCTGGTGGAGGACCTGGACCGTGTCCTTACCGTGACATCCACCGAT GAGTACCTGGACCTGTCGGCGCCTTTCGAGCAGTACTCTCCTGGTGGCCAGGACACCCCCAGCTGCAGCTCCTCAGGGGATGACTCCGTGTTTGCCCACGACCTGCTGCCCCCGGCCCCACCCAGCAGTGGGGGCTCGCGGACGTGA
- the FGFR3 gene encoding fibroblast growth factor receptor 3 isoform X1 encodes MGAPACALALCVAVAIVAGASSESLGTEQRVVGRAAEVPGPEPGQQEQLVFGSGDAVELSCPPPGGGPMGPTVWVKDGTGLVPSERVLVGPQRLQVLNASHEDSGAYSCRQRLTQRVLCHFSVRVTDAPSSGDDEDGEDEAEDTGVDTAGAPYWTRPERMDKKLLAVPAANTVRFRCPAAGNPTPSISWLKNGKEFRGEHRIGGIKLRHQQWSLVMESVVPSDRGNYTCVVENKFGSIRQTYTLDVLERSPHRPILQAGLPANQTAVLGSDVEFHCKVYSDAQPHIQWLKHVEVNGSKVGPDGTPYVTVLKTAGANTTDKELEVLSLHNVTFEDAGEYTCLAGNSIGFSHHSAWLVVLPAEEELVEADEAGSVYAGILSYGVGFFLFILVVAAVTLCRLRSPPKKGLGSPTVHKISRFPLKRQQVSLESNASMSSNTPLVRIARLSSGEGPTLANVSELELPADPKWELSRARLTLGKPLGEGCFGQVVMAEAVGIDKDRAAKPVTVAVKMLKDDATDKDLSDLVSEMEMMKMIGKHKNIINLLGACTQGGPLYVLVEYAAKGNLREFLRARRPPGLDYSFDTCKPPEEQLTFKDLVSCAYQVARGMEYLASQKCIHRDLAARNVLVTEDNVMKIADFGLARDVHNLDYYKKTTNGRLPVKWMAPEALFDRVYTHQSDVWSFGVLLWEIFTLGGSPYPGIPVEELFKLLKEGHRMDKPANCTHDLYMIMRECWHAAPSQRPTFKQLVEDLDRVLTVTSTDEYLDLSAPFEQYSPGGQDTPSCSSSGDDSVFAHDLLPPAPPSSGGSRT; translated from the exons AAGTCCCGGGCCCAGAGCCCGGCCAGCAGGAGCAGTTGGTCTTCGGCAGCGGGGATGCTGTGGAGCTGAGCTGTCCCCCGCCCGGGGGTGGTCCCATGGGGCCCACTGTCTGGGTCAAGGATGGCACAGGGCTGGTGCCCTCGGAGCGTGTCCTGGTGGGGCCCCAGCGGCTGCAGGTGCTGAATGCCTCCCACGAGGACTCCGGGGCCTACAGCTGCCGGCAGCGGCTCACGCAGCGCGTACTGTGCCACTTCAGTGTGCGGGTGACAG ACGCTCCATCCTCAGGAGATGACGAAGACGGGGAGGACGAGGCTGAGGACACAGGTGTGGACACAG CAGGGGCCCCTTACTGGACTCGGCCCGAGCGGATGGACAAGAAGCTGCTGGCCGTGCCGGCCGCCAACACCGTCCGCTTCCGCTGCCCGGCCGCCGGCAACCCCACTCCCTCCATCTCCTGGCTGAAGAATGGCAAGGAGTTCCGCGGCGAGCACCGCATCGGAGGCATCAAG CTGCGGCACCAGCAGTGGAGCCTGGTCATGGAAAGCGTGGTGCCCTCAGACCGCGGCAACTACACCTGCGTAGTGGAGAACAAGTTTGGCAGCATCCGGCAGACATACACGCTGGATGTGCTGG AGCGCTCCCCGCACCGGCCCATCCTGCAGGCGGGGCTGCCGGCCAACCAGACGGCGGTGCTGGGCAGCGATGTGGAGTTCCACTGCAAGGTGTACAGTGACGCACAGCCCCACATCCAGTGGCTCAAGCACGTGGAGGTGAACGGCAGCAAGGTGGGCCCGGACGGCACACCCTACGTTACCGTGCTCAAG ACGGCGGGCGCTAACACCACCGACAAGGAGCTAGAGGTTCTGTCCTTGCACAACGTCACCTTTGAGGACGCCGGGGAGTACACCTGCCTGGCGGGCAATTCTATTGGGTTTTCTCATCACTCTGCGTGGCTGGTGGTGCTGCCAG CTGAGGAGGAGCTGGTGGAGGCTGACGAGGCGGGCAGTGTGTATGCAGGCATCCTCAGCTACGGGGTGGGCTTCTTCTTGTTCATCCTGGTGGTGGCGGCTGTGACGCTCTGCCGCCTACGCAGCCCCCCCAAGAAAGGCCTGGGCTCCCCCACCGTGCACAAGATCTCCCGCTTCCCGCTCAAGCGACAG CAGGTGTCCCTGGAGTCCAACGCGTCCATGAGCTCCAACACACCGCTGGTGCGCATCGCAAGGCTGTCCTCAGGGGAGGGCCCCACGCTGGCCAATGTCTCCGAGCTTGAGCTGCCTGCCGACCCCAAATGGGAGCTGTCTCGGGCCCG GCTGACCCTGGGCAAGCCCCTTGGGGAGGGCTGCTTCGGTCAGGTGGTCATGGCAGAGGCCGTCGGCATTGACAAGGACCGGGCCGCCAAGCCTGTCACCGTAGCCGTGAAGATGCTGAAAG ACGATGCCACTGACAAGGACCTGTCGGACCTGGTGTCTGAGATGGAGATGATGAAGATGATTGGCAAACACAAGAACATCATCAACCTGCTGGGCGCCTGCACGCAGGGTG GGCCCCTGTACGTGCTGGTGGAGTACGCGGCTAAGGGTAACTTGCGGGAGTTCCTGCGGGCGCGGCGGCCCCCGGGCCTGGACTACTCCTTCGACACCTGCAAGCCACCAGAGGAGCAGCTCACCTTCAAGGACCTGGTGTCCTGTGCCTACCAGGTGGCCCGGGGCATGGAGTACCTGGCCTCCCAGAAG tgCATCCACAGGGACCTGGCTGCCCGCAATGTGCTGGTGACCGAGGACAATGTGATGAAGATCGCAGACTTCGGGCTGGCCCGGGACGTGCACAACCTCGACTACTACAAGAAGACAACCAAC GGCCGGCTGCCCGTGAAGTGGATGGCGCCTGAGGCCTTGTTTGACCGAGTCTACACTCACCAGAGTGACGT CTGGTCCTTTGGGGTCCTGCTCTGGGAGATCTTCACGCTGGGGGGCTCCCCGTACCCCGGCATCCCTGTGGAGGAGCTCTTCAAGCTGCTGAAGGAGGGACACCGCATGGACAAGCCCGCCAACTGCACACACGACCt GTACATGATCATGCGGGAGTGCTGGCATGCTGCACCCTCCCAGAGGCCCACCTTCAAGCAGCTGGTGGAGGACCTGGACCGTGTCCTTACCGTGACATCCACCGAT GAGTACCTGGACCTGTCGGCGCCTTTCGAGCAGTACTCTCCTGGTGGCCAGGACACCCCCAGCTGCAGCTCCTCAGGGGATGACTCCGTGTTTGCCCACGACCTGCTGCCCCCGGCCCCACCCAGCAGTGGGGGCTCGCGGACGTGA